The genomic window AATTACTTgtgcctcatataagcaaacaagaggtgttccgcaaggatcagcTCTGTCACCTCTTTTTTTATCATCTTATTATCATttattcccgttcataaaaatgtttATCTTTACgtttacgccgatgacattgcctttttctcgtcatcccgagatatcactactttgtatcaaatcttacagtcgtatttgagtgagcttgaggtatggttTGGCCGGCTGTCTTTTTCTCctaatgttagcaaatgtgctctgcttgtatttcCTCTATCTGTTACGgcttttctttcactgcattatcgaaatgatccgattccacaagtaacagcacAAAATTATCGTGGCATTGTTTACGTGGATAATTtcaattggcagcaacaaatagcaTCAAACACctgtaaagcagaaagcgccttaggattgctacgccggttttgcaataagaattcgccccgccacggtggtctagttgctaaagtactcggttgctgccccccaggtcacgggatcaaatccccgctgtggcggctgcatttccgatgaaggcggcaatgttgtaAGTCCATGTACTAAGATTTggtacacgttgaagaaccccacgtggtcgaaattttcggacacctccactatggtgtctgtcataatcatatggtggttttgggacggtaaaccgcACAAATCATCATTATGTCATataaattcatgacatacaaaCTTGGCGTACGCCCAATTATGGAGTTTGATTGCATTCTGTGTTTCAGAAGTGCTGAGtgcaaattaagacctcttaaatttttagaaaggcaagctctgcggctgtgtcttgGGCTACCTGGGTGTgttgcgaatagcgtgctttatttgaaAGCTCAAATCATTCCACCTATGCAGGACTTTGACAGCGCACCGTGCAATGATTTTAAAAACTCTATGATGCGCCCTTCTCTTGTTCACAGACAGTTTCCATAAAATATGTAGTTTCATTTTTAAGCACCCGTGGTGCCGTTATCAAAGACCTCAAGTCTTTTTGTCAAGTCTCTCTTATCAAATAATCACGTTTCCCTCCAGCCTTTAATTCCCCAAACCCCATGCTCGGTGCGAGTTGACCTAATTTCCGATAACATTTTTAAAAACacgccaagttacttccaaagcctctcctggagggcctccttcaagaccgtCTTAGTCATTTTCCCAATTACGTAGTAAATTTGACagatgcaacgcaaaatcttcagaaggctggagtaggtattttttcatTAGATAAATTGGtattttgcgctccgattgcctgacttcacaccaaattatctcgcagaattcctggctatcaCATTGGCTCTTGGATAACTAAGTTTTCAGCAATCAAATGCTATTGTTATATCGGATTCTTTGTTTGTTAGTAAACATTTAACGTCCGCgaagcagtctcctcttctcaggataatttggtctctcgtaccacaTAGCCTATTCGATGTTCGGTTTCTTTTGGGGCCagggcatgctggaattgcacCTAATGAACTGCTGACTCGCTCACTTCGACATCTTCAAAATTTCCCATGGTGCTAATAGCTCCATAGTtttcttttattactgccgaacgattcaaacggcTGGTAATCTCAAAAGTTAACGACACATCGCTCCCACAATTTGAAGAATTTAGACACTTACAATTCACATAGAACACCGCAAAATGCTTTTCTTGTCAGTGTGAGGTTACCCTCACCAGCGTTTACTGTAGAGTTCCTTGGTGAATTTTTTATCTCCTCAAATCAGGATTTTCaataactaacctatgtgcagtttgcaatgaaccggaaagaACGGATCGCTTTCTTCTTACATGCCGTTGCTTCgtctcactgcgccgaataattcttgagagaCCTATTGGTGTGCTCGGATTAGCACCTAATACATACATTCTTTTGTTGTTTCGAGCCAAGCTGTTGGGTGCGGGCCGCAGTTCTGTTGTATCGACGCTACACAAATTCATTCAAGCAACcagaaggatacgctgctagtggtactgccagatatgttgttgttgttgtttccctgtgcaaatggctcgtacccaaagaaggggattggccgattataaggtgaatttgccctaaactttcagcattgcgtcattcctacaattttttgtaacttaattttgatttgaaataccgatatcaagtttgcagaaaaaaaaggaagaaaaatagtgagacagcaatttagcaagaaaatcgtttagtcgcagtgatgtattcttgaacggcgaataaaacatccctgtggctgaaacccagtgtagaggctccaaatgaaagaagatcaggttgtgatagttgcaagcccagtctttgaagaggtggtgctagtatgctttgcctgaataaatcgaaacggcgacaatgtaataaaaaatgactgatcgtttcctcttgattacagtaaatgcatataggggaattcaatatgcctgatctatgcaagtaaaaattgagggaggtgacgcggcaacgaaatttcgtgatgacaactacCATCATCcatgaattagtcagttcactgcgccagggaaataacaagtgtttgcaCTCTGATATATTCAATTCATTATCTATTTCTTCATCTTTGCTAATTTGTTTTATAACTTCTAGTTTATCGAATTATTCTGCACTTTTCACTTTTTTAAAAGAAgcattattattgttcttatctcgtttctctcttttttagcaagcgttgtgtCAAAAATTTCTATTAAAAGGtagtgtggccaatcccctttGTGGGTATTAGCCAAGATCATCTAGGTGACACGACAAGACAAGACCTCAGCAGGAGCTCACAAGGAACGGGGGTAAAGAGGGAGCAAAAGGATAGTactaaaaggtatatatagagagaggaaagagagagcgaggtgcagggaGAGGGAGTGACAGAAGTAAAGAGGAgttaggaaagatggacatggtcgctgGAGTctgaggacagggcaccactcggcgagagcttttgtcggcgtcaggagatggcgtagggtgagcccagtcggccggagcggcgctgtcgtcggagatcgcggggacaCAACCGGCTGGCACGacatccagcgagcgagtctgcctttctgagcgagaaagaGCAACCTAGACAGGACGAAAGGATAGAtgaggcacacagacacagcgcCGAGTCAATTTTGTACCAAAAGAGACGAAAATTGTCGTCGTGCTTTAGAAAAACATAattagcctttgcggttacggaatACTTTGGCGTCGTCAATACCGCGCCTATTATTACGCACTTGTGTGCAATCGACACATCGTGTAACTCCAGAGAGCTCAGCCACTTCAAAAAAGTCCTGCATAACTTACGTCCACATAAGTCCCGACCATTCATAAAAGTCCCACATAAAATTGCGGCTGCGCAAAGCGCACCAATATCACGtgcaggtgctttgcgatgagtagcgtaacgtTTCCGattgcacggcacactgtcgacttaAAAATGCGCACGAGCTTTCCGGTGACTGTGCGGAAACTCCCAGTGTCATAAAagctgagagccatcagtagctgtaacactggaggcACAGGTTGTCTTCGATTGTCGCCACTTTCATGGAGCGACAACATAGTGGGCAGCTGCCGCACGGCATTCTTCGTAAATCTGTACCGAGCGTGAAATTGCTTCTCGTCGTACAACTACATCGAatttcctcggtcacgtaaagcgggtcATGGAATCCTCGGCAGGCTgtgcgcctcagaaaatgctacaCTTTTGGTGAGGCACgaaaactcaaaagcggccaccctccGCGCGAAGTCCATTCGAGaagtggccatgttggaataacccATGAAgccgctttcaagctagccccgcagattacttgaaacttgtcctgacttcgaccgagccaagtcacCTTCAACTTGTCCGCAAGCTCGAAAACAATTTATGGGAAGCGGCAAGACTGTCATGAGTCAAGAAcaagtcaagtacgagtcaagtaacatctctgcattcgggggttactCCTTCACCTTTAGaccaaaacactgctgtgccCGGCATTTTTCAAATATCTTGATCCTGCGTGTACAGGGAAATGGCCGCACTGTGCGGAGAAGTCCTCTGacatcttccacatggtgtgggcatacCAGTCAACTCCGCACCTCACCCCAAAACCAAACCCCACTTAGGAGCACTGGGTGGCAGCCCTGCTCAGCTGTTCTGATCTGGCGAGCCAGAAGGTCCTGGTCAACCGAAGTCGAGTCGCGTTGGCTGCCAATGGATTCCTGTAAcgaggagcccacctagtgtgTCTGAGAGATGGCCAGCACCGGGCCATTTCCCTCCTACTTCCTGTATATACATAAATAACGAAGTttttgctctctctttctctgttgtCAGTTTTCTCCATACATCCTCCTTCTTTTCTTTCACATTCTCTTCttcatttttctgtttttattgATGTTTATGGGTacacttcatttttttcatttttttcacatttcgtttcgTAATTGGCTTGCTTTCTCTTTCAATTGCTATGCGTAGTTCACGTCGTTGTGTTTTCTAGCCATAGTAGTAATGTCCGCTACTAATATCATCATCAAGTTacttcaaaaaataaaataaaaggagCGGGTCGAGAAGTAATTTTCTGAATGTGGATAAATCTGAGACATACATACCAACATAATCGGGTTTGGGAAACTCAGCTGTCTGGTTGGCTCCAATAATCAAGGTGTAGTTAATATATTAGCGTCTACTTTTTatacgcgaagcatttcttagcgaacttcggtggctttgatcatatctatttatctatctagccacctaagtTTGGGCACTCTCGTGATCAACCCCTTAACTTAGCGTGAACCAAAGTTTGCGtgggagggtaaggtggtttgacgaatataatGCGCTAGTCAAAACATGATTACTGTAACATTTCTgtagcgtacgtcgtcaaacacttcccgccagacagtggcgcatacacacgggtgagtatgtgccgctggtaagcgggtataTGCCATATTTGATTGACACTTTGCATCTATCCACAAATTATGAGAACACACGTTGGAAATTTTAACGCTCGAGCGTCACAAAAAACGTCACTTTGTCAGCGTTGAGCGGagaattcaaagaataaatgccagggtgCCAGCACTAATGGAACCCAAGCATTCTTGAACTCAAGGAATATTGGGGTGGTGCGCAAATATGTGGCCGTGCTTTGAACAAGGCAGCGTGCAATTAAACGATACCCTAAATATGAAACAAAACAAGCACCTGTGGTAGCGTTTTTTCGTAAGTTATCAGCATTGGCCAAAACAAGTTTCCTGAAAAATCAATATTTATCTCTCTGGTTCCTCAAAGAATAttgtacttcttttttacagcTTAGAAGCAACGTACGTTTCAGTCCACGTTATCTTAATTGAAGTTGTCATGGCAAATAGTGCGAAAACTACCCAAATTATTTTTTATCGTTCTATAGCTTGCCACCCATCTTACGGTGCTGGGCCTAGTGATTAGATATTCTGAAAGCGTTTTAAAATATTATGGAAAAAATTGGTTTTCTCTATAATGTTCCTCTAAGTAATTTAGTGTCTGGTCACAGAATAAAGGTAGATTGTTGACATCAAGGTAGATCAGTCAAATGGGAAATATATTCTAGTAGATGAACGCACTGTCAAGATAAATTGCatgtgtaatatatatatatatatatatatatatatatatatatatatatatatatatattatgcagtAAACCGATTGAAAAGTAGTTGCTTACTTCCCTAGTTGGTTGATTTGAACACATTTAACAATGCGCAAAACCATAAACTATACAAACTAAACAAAACCTTACACTCTGTCTCTGTCATCTTTTTCAATTTGGCACTTTGTTATGTGTGTAAATTTAAAGAAACCAGGGTCATGACACTTCCACCAATGTTTTGACGCTGCCTCGGGCTATTTAACCTCTCTGATTATCCCAGTCGTTGTTTTACCcatatccccttcaggcgcaacgtccacatttgtggacgccaaGTTCACACCTAGGTGTTTCGAAAATGGGTCTTGAATCTCGCGCGCAAACAATGCTCCCGCAACCTCTGCATCTTGCTGCAAGGAcgcgtggcgccatctcttgCACCTGGTTCAAAATAACATCGTAAACAAAAGTCAAAATGAACGCCTCCACTTTCTATGTCGGGACGCGTAAGTGGCTCTGATGTTTTTATCGTTTACTTCGTACCTTTTTAGCTGGCGTGAAATTTTGCATTTGTCAGTAATAACTAAGATATCCCGCATGCCTTTTAACAATATTTTGGCAATAGGAAATCATTTGTAATGACAGAAAGGTTCAGCTAAATTTCGCGTCCACGAACGTGGACAGTGCGCTTCAGTGCGTCCTTTGTTGAAAGGCTGCTATTTCTCTGTGTTTCACTTCCGGCAGCATCAAATGATGTTTATGTTAATAATTTTTGTCACCAGGAGTTCAAGATCATGCATCGAGACGACAAAAAGTCGACGGTGAAACAGCAGAAGACGTCCTTAAAAAATAGCCAATGGAGATGTTTCCGATGGAGACATTTCGGACGACGAAAAGGAGGAAGAGAATGAAGAGAACAcaaaattacgttttgtttgaaaaaccattagccttttagttaagatcctgccgcccggttcttggccgatccccctttgtgggtgtgcgccagactatcaagagtcatcatcatcatcttcatcagctgAGCGTCAACAGCCCCAGAAAAAGCGTGGGCGACCAAGCAGTGAGAACCCTCAGGTGATGAAAAGGAAGGCACCCAATGCGTCACCCCTGCCAGTGAGCACTCTTCGCTATGACGGCATCCAGCACTGGCCACAGCAAATGAACATACCCAACGCACAACGCTGCCGGAGGGATGGATGCTCATCCAAAAGCCGCGTCCGCTGCAGGAAGTGTGACATTTTTCTTTGCCTGACATCGCAGAATGACTGCTTCTACCTCTTTCACACTAAATAGACTTTTTCTGGTAACTTCTCTCAACATTACTTTGAAAGAAGTTATTTTGAATTTAAATGGAAAGcgtgttttcttctttgtcgcttttcactaatattactgctttgaggcgcaatgtccacaaatgtggacgctgaGCAAAAATTGAAGCAATAAACATATTTTGCATTTGTTTCGAGTTTCTTACTTTAAAAGGCTTAAGTATTGaaattatgaacaaaaaaaattttcacgttgccagatttaattcgcgcctgaaggggatatgAAAGTAATATTCACAATATTTTAGTCACTGATATGTTGCACTCTTAAGTGCGGCATTTTCTACCTAAAGGTTGAACTGAGAACTCAACTAGTTCAACGTTGCTTCAATTTGCAATCGGCCGCACGCAAAAATCCGCGCGCAGATTTGTGAAAAATAACTTGTTTCTGCGTGAATAGGAGCAGTACTCCAGCACAACACTCACACTAACTTTTACATTCAGCTTGTTTCAACACATAAGCACTGTATGTCGTTTAATTTACAGAAGCATTGAGTAGAAGAATGAGAAATCCCTAATGCAGCTCGTATGTAGTTTACAAGAACACCAACGTAGCTGTGTATACATGGTGGAACAGCTGTGAGAAGCACATCAGCAGTGATCCGAAGCACAAATGTTTTTACCCCACATCTACCTGGAGAGGCGGGTTTTTTTCAACGAGACGTCCGTGCTCGAAGTCCTGTGGCTGCTGCTATACAGAGGCATTGACTTCAATTTTGTCGACATTGACGAGCACAAGTAGCGGTAGTCCTTGAACGCAAAAAATAAGTACGCCCCTTGCAATCCCACGAGTGCATTAACCACCGAGTCAATTTCCTCGTAAGGCATGAATGTCCCGAGAAATGCGACCGCCCAGGCGGCGCCCATGATGAGAGCGAGGCGACCAAATAGCGCCGCATGGTATCTTTGCTGTCGAACTCTACTTCCTCTGTCGCCCCTCAGATCCGCGTCATCGCTCGAAGTGCACGCCGCGGAAGATGTGCTGCGAATGTAGAACACGGAGGAGAAGTAAAAGAAcatgcacagcagcagaagcgtcGCCATGGGAATGAGAAAGTACATGGTGAGGCCCCAGAACGTGCCGATCCAGCATGTGGGGCTGCCGTAGCTGGGAGAGAATTCTGACCATGGTGCTACAACTTGCACTGCCACGGCAGCGAGAACGAGCACGGTAGGGACGCCCCAAGCAAACATGCCGTACGCCGCCAAGGTCTTCTCACGCATAGATGATAACTTCATGGCCGTAACGCTTCTCCATATGTCGAACGACAACACAGTCGTCCAAAGGAACGTGCAGATGAAGCCGTAATGAATCAGAACAGCTGTACTCGCGCAGACCACACCGGGAAGAGGTAGGCAGCTTGTGAGCAGGAATAATAGTTGAGTGAGGAGCAGAGTGACGGACAGACATAGCGTGCACTTAGATGAGAAGCTGCGTGCTTCTCTGTAGAAGCAGAACACTACGATTTTCAATACGAGGCAGAATATAGAGAGTGACATGGATACGACGGTAATGTAGTTGTGTATCTTGTAGTGGCCCGTCAGCTCACGTCTTGGTGTTTCTGGTGACGACGCGTTTGTTTCGTTAAGCATAATTTCAAATCCCATCCGGCTCCTCGCACTGTAGAATGTGGGTGCACTCTTGATGTAGCAGTGGCTGTTGTGTTCCACGTAACAACTAGCCGTCCTCACAACGGGCTTGAACAGTGCGGCAAGGTTGGGTGGGCCACCGGCCGCAGGCAGGAGATTGGTCTTCCTGCTGATCACACTAACGTTGCTGAGGTGCTGAGCTGGACTGCACGTTAACGCAGAGATGTTCGCACCGTTGCAGATAGCACAGTACACGTTTCGATACACTTCACCGAGGGGGTCTTCGGCGTCCTGAACTGGAGCGTAATATGCCTTGCATCTACGAGATGCCCATCCGGGTACAGCTTGAGTACAATTGTCATTGGGTGCATATTCACTGCAGGGCCTTAAGTGGAAAGAAGGTTCGTTTTCTACGACATCTGGAAGTACTACGCGAACGCGGTCTGCAGCCCCAGAGCTGGTAGCGTTCCAGAAAGTTGCGTTCTCAATTTCGCCATTGCAGAGGGCGCAAAAGCCGTTCCTGCAACATAGAAAAAAATCAAAACGTAAACATTGTTAATGCAGCATGACAACGAATAGACCAAGTTTGTTTATATATAATACCCAGGTTAGTACGGTCGGATAGACCAATGATTAGACTCAAAACTCCAGTAAATTAGTATTCGAAATATAATGAACGAATTTACAAATAGTTGACCCTTGAATCGCTTCTAGTAATAACCGACAAGTCATTACATCTTATCGAATACGAATACGAGAAAAATACTATTCGAATAGTTTTTGAATACCTAAGCAAACGCTTCTGAAACAGCTCTAAAACTCCATATTCCAAATCCTTAGGAAAGAATCACGGTTACTATTACCGGTAACTCCTAGCACAATTATGCAAACTATGGTGAGCTGGCATGTATCAGCCTTGAGATAGTTCAGCAATTAAGGACCTACATTCAAATACAGCAGAGATTATATTATTCTAGATGGCACTTTGTCACCAGCTTGCAGCTTTTAATAAAGCATGCCGCTTTTAATAAAACAGACAAAACAGTTTTTCTTTCCTCCAACTTGACGTTTTTGCCAGTCGCTAGCCATGTGAACGCGTACAAGAATTCCTTTTCTGCCTCTGAATTCAGCTGTAATGCGTACTGTGCCATGACTAATTTTATTGTGGATTAGCGACATGTTGAGCTTAGTGTAATTGCAGTTTTAAATAATATattaataacaacaacaataatcaTAATAATGTTAGTGATATTATTAAAATATAACCTATTGTAAAGAAATTTTTTGAGTGAAACCGCTTTATCTAGTGAGCAATATTGTATTCATAGTCCCTCGAAAAGGTGAGGGGTGAGGGTGTATACTCTCTTGTAAAACAGTTAAAAAAGTTACAGTGTTTCGTCACTTTGAGTATTTCCTGTCGGCACCAATTGTTTAAAAACATGGTTGGTCCTTGTGTCATTGAAATCAGGGGTGTAGCCAGAAGTgtttttcggggaggggggggggggggtgttgacaGCAACCTAACGGGACAAGAGTTAGGGGGGCACAGGCATCAGCAATGCTCTGTGAGGAGACATCGGCGGCAGTTTGAGCAGATTttgtacatgtatatatatatatatatatataatgagactccccccccccctcgcagtATCGAATCCCGTTTGCcgcagctgcatttccggtggaggcggaaatgctgtaaaccagagtgctccgatttgggtgcatgttaaagaaccccaggtggtcgaaattaccgaagCCCTTCTCtacgcatctctcataatcatatggtgatttcgggacgttaaacaccacatatcaatcatgctCCCACCGCGCCCAATGTGTATGCATGTGACAAAAGTAAGTAAACATGAAGTATTGGaagtaaaatacagtaaacgacaaGTACAGTGACCATTTGGAGCATCGGCCTCTCATCACACCATTGAATTGGCTAATCTTCGAAACCACATCATTACGACGACTCAGTCTATTGCAGAAGACATCATTAATTCTTAACCTCTGTTAAGCGTAGACGCCGTAGTATTCGTCGGGTTGAAATGAACTTCACAAGTCAAGAACGACTGCACTTTACAACGTGGAATGGGAGTTACACgcggtatgttttttttttgtgaacctaTATTTTCATTTCGTgttcttttttatgccgagagaTTTTCTTACTGTCAATGTTAGTGATTGCATGCCTATTGAAAGACTTTTTTCAATGTTAAGTGCCATATTTTATGCAGGCCTAGTCACATCGACTGATCGCTTTTGTAAATCATGTTTTTTACTTTATTGCGCGCACCAAAATATGCACGCAATAAATACTTTTTTGTAAGCTACGCTGCACGTTGGCAACACAATATTGCCCATGTTATTTTTCGCGAAGACTTTGTCGCAACTTTGGTTGGCATTAGATttgcactgtgacttttgatggaaataaaatatttcaaataaAGAGGTTTTATGGTGCAATCTGCGAGGGCAAGTTAAGTGTTTTTGATAGATGTTGACATCATATCAATCAAAAATTTACCTGGAGCTATACTGTGCCTACTTTTATATAGCTAGCTTGTCCGCTGCGTATATACGCTAGAAAACGTAAATCGGTGCAAAAACGCGCAATATTCTCATTTTTTCGTTCTGCTCCCTGAAGCAATATAGCGTTCCGGCAAGGTGTCTCCCGTTGTTTGCAAACGTGCAGCCGTCATTTCCCCTTAcgtcaacagattcagaactgtacagaatatttaAGGGCGCAGGATAGATATGTCATGTATGCAtgcagttcggcagcagtgcatcTTAAGCACACAACTAACGCTATCTGCTTTTGCAGCTGACGATCGCTTCATCGCTGGATTTGTCACGCACGTGGAACAGGACACGGTGATAGCTGCAAGACTTCGGAACCACTTCGTTTCGGCCTTGCAACGCTCTCGTCGAACACTCACGTGGTTCCTGTGCGCCTTCTCTACCACAAAAGGGCAGGAGGACAACACTGCTGGCTTTAAAAGTCAACGGATCGACGACCAGACTtgcagttcggcagcagtgcatcTTAAGCATACAACTAACGCTATCTGCTTTTGCAGCCGAAGATCGCTTCATCGCTGAATTCGGCACGCACGTGGAACAGGACACGGTAATAGCTGCAAGACTGCGGAACCACTTCGTTTAGGCCTTGCAACGCTCTCATCGAACACTCACGTGGTTCCTGTGCGCCTTCTCTACCACAACAGGGCAGGAGAACAACACTGCTGGCTTTAAAAGGCGACGGATCGACGACAGGACTTGCAGTTCGGCAGAAGTGCATCTTAAGCACACAACTAACACTATCTGCTTTTGCAGGTAAGTACTTAACGTTCGATTTCCTACACTCTATACACTGCTGCCGGACTGCATCAAACTGCATTTGTACCTTCTCTGTTTTTTACGCTAGTGGAATATCGCTATGTCAGAAATGCTGTGGACGAACTGCGTGCTGAGACAATTGATGAATTGAAGGAAATAAAAGAGAGTCTAGTAAAACTGAAAGAGCTCAAACAGGAAATTAAAGACCTTGAAGTCTTAAGAGAAGTGATACATGCCGTTTTAACAGAAAACAAAGAACTTAAAGTGCAAAATGCTAAGTTGGCACGAAACCTTGAGGAGCTAGAAACGTACCAACGCTTCAATAACTTAGAAATCAAGAGTGTTCCTGTTGATGAAGAGCCGATAGCTATCAATAAAAAGATTGCCGAACTAGTTGCAGAAGAAGTACAAGAGTCTGACATTGATATGTGCCACAAAGTTCCAACAGCTAATCATAATGAACATAACATAATTGTTCAATTTGTGCGCCGCATCAAGAGTAACGGTTTCCTTGCTAAAGCATGAAAGAAAACAATTGATACCAGAATACTTCGTTTTGATGAAAATCGTCCAGTGTCCATCAATGAGCACTTGACAAGGCAAGGCAAACAGTTACTGAGTGCTGCGAAACAAAAGAGAAATGAGGTTGGTTGGAAATACGTGTGGACCACTGGAGGGAAAGTAATGACCAGACGTATTGAAACGTCCCCTGTTCTGCATATTTTTAGCATTGATGACATCAGCAAGATGGTTGCCTAATCTTAATCACTCAAAGCATGTTTTTACTTTTTCAGTGTAGTTATGGCTTCAATTGATAAATGCCTTTATCATGATTACATTTCCTTTAGAAATATATCTGCCGCGCTTGAAAAACAAATTTCAGTCCTTCATTCAAACGCCCAAAGTTTAAAAAATAAGCAAGATAAAGTTGAAGAGTTGCTTCAACAGATCAAAACCAATCTCTATGTGCTTCTTtttactgaaacgtggctttctgATAAGGATTATGCCTTCCGGCTTGATAACTACAGATATCACGGACTAAACCACACCTACTCTCGGGGTGGCGGCTTGGCTGTCTATGTACGAAATTATCTGAATTCGGAGATAATTTCGGATTTCTCGCTGAATAATCAAAACATTGAATGCCTCACTATTGGTCGTAAAACAGTAACACTTTCAGTACTCTACAGGCCACCTTGCGGAAACAAAAAGGGTTTCTTTTTCTATATGGATAAACTTGTATCTTACCTCAGCGAAATAGGCAAAATGTTCGCCGTACTAGGTGATACGAACATAGATATGATGGCCGAAAATGCAACAACTAGAGAATATAAGCAGTTGATGTACTCTTACGCATGCTCGAATAAGATAACCCTGCCAACACGAGTGACCGCTTCTAGTGCCACCATGGTGGATGTTTGTATCACTAATGTACATGCTCCTACTGTGACTGATGGTGTCATGTCCATCGACATAAGTGATCATCTTCCAATTTTCTGTTTTCTGCTGTACTAGGTGATACGAACATAGATATGATGGCCGAAAATGCAACAACTAGAGAATATAAGCAGTTGATGTACTCTTACGCATGCTCGAATAAGATAACCCTGCCAACAAGAGTGAC from Rhipicephalus microplus isolate Deutch F79 chromosome 7, USDA_Rmic, whole genome shotgun sequence includes these protein-coding regions:
- the LOC119179730 gene encoding uncharacterized protein LOC119179730, coding for MAHRDTMKDTSIYIVWFVLVNAALSAVSADFEASEESCNITLPWTVLRKAYEDVTDSIFGTLMQCPQNLHGCSDDLISCIPATYTATCSCAPNCRLYRDCCWNVPYRELAEDELPNSSCVEVQIGSSWKKFIYMVTGCPRAWSDDVVRGKCEMADTFNDTFYFIPATSMAHVTYRNGFCALCNGEIENATFWNATSSGAADRVRVVLPDVVENEPSFHLRPCSEYAPNDNCTQAVPGWASRRCKAYYAPVQDAEDPLGEVYRNVYCAICNGANISALTCSPAQHLSNVSVISRKTNLLPAAGGPPNLAALFKPVVRTASCYVEHNSHCYIKSAPTFYSARSRMGFEIMLNETNASSPETPRRELTGHYKIHNYITVVSMSLSIFCLVLKIVVFCFYREARSFSSKCTLCLSVTLLLTQLLFLLTSCLPLPGVVCASTAVLIHYGFICTFLWTTVLSFDIWRSVTAMKLSSMREKTLAAYGMFAWGVPTVLVLAAVAVQVVAPWSEFSPSYGSPTCWIGTFWGLTMYFLIPMATLLLLCMFFYFSSVFYIRSTSSAACTSSDDADLRGDRGSRVRQQRYHAALFGRLALIMGAAWAVAFLGTFMPYEEIDSVVNALVGLQGAYLFFAFKDYRYLCSSMSTKLKSMPLYSSSHRTSSTDVSLKKTRLSR